Proteins encoded together in one Fimbriiglobus ruber window:
- a CDS encoding DUF1559 domain-containing protein: MHDERDDTTSVNPSNRIATAALVFGVLGFGGGLTAIPAVVCGAIGLTRAGHRNGSGKGMAFAGLILGAVGVLLLLLPSVIKVHRPSALGGSKNKIKQITIGLHAYHDTYAGFPGPYVLPPAGQAPPASSGRLSWRVPLLPYVEQQSLYNRINLAEAWDGPTNGPVTRTPVPTYYDSRGADVEPTNQTPYRVFVGSGAIFEENKPGKKYADVADGTSNTILMAESECFVPWAQYNELPFDPDGPLPPLGARHGDVFLAGMADGSVRAVKKSISPQVLKAAITANGGEQLPPDW; encoded by the coding sequence ACCACCTCCGTCAATCCGTCGAACCGGATCGCGACGGCCGCCCTGGTGTTCGGCGTCCTCGGCTTCGGCGGCGGACTGACGGCGATCCCGGCCGTCGTCTGCGGTGCCATCGGGTTGACCCGCGCCGGCCACCGCAACGGGAGCGGAAAGGGCATGGCTTTCGCCGGGTTGATCCTTGGTGCCGTCGGAGTCCTTCTCCTCTTACTGCCCTCCGTCATCAAAGTTCATCGCCCCTCTGCGCTGGGTGGGTCAAAGAACAAAATCAAACAAATTACGATTGGCCTGCACGCCTACCACGACACGTACGCCGGGTTCCCCGGCCCGTACGTTCTGCCGCCCGCGGGCCAAGCGCCGCCCGCGTCATCCGGGCGGTTGAGTTGGCGCGTGCCCTTGCTGCCGTATGTCGAGCAACAGAGCCTTTACAACCGGATCAATCTCGCGGAGGCGTGGGACGGACCGACCAATGGACCAGTCACCCGTACTCCGGTCCCGACGTACTACGATTCGCGGGGCGCCGACGTGGAACCGACCAACCAGACGCCGTACCGCGTGTTCGTCGGAAGTGGGGCAATTTTTGAGGAGAACAAACCGGGTAAAAAGTACGCCGACGTGGCCGACGGGACGTCGAACACGATCCTGATGGCTGAGTCCGAGTGTTTTGTTCCCTGGGCCCAGTACAACGAACTCCCGTTCGACCCCGATGGCCCCCTACCACCACTTGGCGCCCGCCACGGGGACGTGTTTCTGGCGGGGATGGCTGACGGGTCGGTTCGAGCAGTCAAGAAGTCGATCAGCCCGCAAGTGTTAAAGGCTGCCATCACCGCGAATGGCGGGGAACAATTGCCGCCCGATTGGTGA